In Mus musculus strain C57BL/6J chromosome 1, GRCm38.p6 C57BL/6J, a single genomic region encodes these proteins:
- the Nvl gene encoding nuclear valosin-containing protein-like isoform X1: MWQICGHWNLSIRLAKTVQVKSVDYGRRKRNAFRIQVEKVFSIISSEKELKNLKELEDGHLAKRARQDEEDEYTESYSDDDSNMEDYPDPQSANPMNSSLLSLYRRGNSESVSTTPKWGQREATTSTPLLTSKTGSVPLKTPARESEGGWFIDKTPGGKKESLPLDLSDDQSNSKKQDSEIQILKDSSLLESDKKRKGRAKGKGNKRKTENLQEVDGEIEALLQKKAKARSTELQISNVKFEDVGGNDATLKEVCKMLIHMRHPEVYQHLGVVPPRGVLLHGPPGCGKTLLAHAIAGELDLPILKVAAPEIVSGVSGESEQKLRELFDQAVSNAPCIVFIDEIDAITPKREVASKDMERRIVAQLLTCMDDLNNVAATARVLVIGATNRPDSLDPALRRAGRFDREVCLGIPDEAARERILQTLCRKLRLPETFNFCHLAHLTPGFVGADLMALCREAAMCAVNRVLMKQQAQQKKKPEIEGLPSEGDQEERLGAEPTSETQDELQRLLGLLRDQDPLSEEQMQGLCIELNDFIVALAEVQPSAKREGFVTVPNVTWADIGALEDIRDELIMAILAPVRNPDQFRTLGLGTPAGILLAGPPGCGKTLLAKAVANESGLNFISVKGPELLNMYVGESERAVRQVFQRAKNSAPCVIFFDEVDALCPRRSDRETGASVRVVNQLLTEMDGLETRQQVFILAATNRPDIIDPAILRPGRLDKTLFVGLPPPADRVAILKTITKNGTKPPLDEDVNLETIANDLRCNCYTGADLTALVREASLCALRQEITAQKNGVGAGELKVSHKHFEDAFKKVKPSISIKDQVMYEALQRSLSQ; this comes from the exons ATGTGGCAAATATGTGGACACTGGAATCTTAGCATCCGACTTGCAAAGACTGTACAGGTAAAGAG TGTAGATTATGGtcgaagaaaaagaaatgctttcaggATTCAGGTAGAAAAAG TATTTAGCATAATTAGTAGTGAGAAAGAACTTAAGAATCTTAAAGAACTAGAAGATGGACATCTGGCAAAAAGAGCAAGACAAGATGAAGAGGATGA GTACACTGAAAGCTATTCTGATGATGATTCGAACATGGAAGATTACCCAGATCCACAG TCAGCAAATCCCATGAACAGCTCCCTGCTCTCTTTGTATCGGAGAGGAAACTCAGAGTCTGTTTCAACCACTCCGAAGTGGGGACAGAGAGAAGCCACCACTTCCACGCCATTGCTGACGTCTAAAACGGGCTCCGTGCCATTGAAGACCCCTGCCCGAGAATCTGAGGGAGGATGGTTTATTGACAAAACTCccggtggaaagaaagaaagtcttccCTTGGACCTATCagatgaccaaagcaactctaaaAAGCAGGATTCTGAGATTCAG ATTTTAAAAGACTCTTCTCTTTTGGAAAGTGATAAGAAAAGGAAAGGTAGGGCAAAGggcaaaggaaacaaaagaaaaacagagaatctTCAAGAAGTAGATGGAGAAATAGAAGCTCTTCTGCAAAAGAAAG ccAAAGCAAGGAGTACAGAGTTGCAGATTTCCAATGTGAAGTTTGAAGATGTTGGAGGCAATGATGCAACATTAAAA GAAGTCtgcaaaatgctcatacacatgcGCCATCCAGAGGTATACCAGCACCTTGGTGTCGTGCCCCCTCGTGGAGTTCTCCTGCATGGACCACCAGGCTGTGGGAAGACATTACTTGCACACGCAATAGCAGGG GAACTTGACTTGCCGATTCTGAAAGTGGCTGCTCCAGAGATTGTGTCCGGAGTTTCTGGAGAGTCTGAGCAGAAGCTCCGTGAGTTATTTGACCAGGCTGTG tcAAATGCACCATGTATTGTTTTCATTGATGAAATTGATGCAATTACCCCCAAAAGAGAAGTTGCTTCAAAAGATATGGAACGAAGAATTGTAGCCCAGCTTCTAACCTGCATGGATG ATCTGAATAACGTGGCAGCTACAGCTCGGGTCCTAGTTATTGGAGCTACTAACAGGCCAGACTCATTGGATCCTGCTTTGAGACGTGCAGGAAGGTTTGACCGAGAAGTCTGCTTGGGTATCCCAGATGAGGCAGCCAGAGAAAG AATTCTCCAAACGTTGTGCCGAAAACTGAGGCTTCCGGAAACTTTTAATTTTTGTCACTTAGCACACCTAACACCAGGCTTTGTTGGTGCTGATCTGATGGCTCTTTGCCGAGAGGCGGCCATGTGTGCGGTCAATAGGGTCTTGATGAAACAACAGGCGCAGCAGAAGAAAAAGCCTGAGATTGAAGGTTTGCCCTCTGAAGGAGACCAGGAGGAAAGGCTGGGAGCTGAGCCCACTTCTGAAACACAG GATGAATTGCAAAGGCTGTTGGGGTTGCTAAGAGACCAAGATCCCCTCTCAGAGGAACAGATGCAAGGACTGTGCATTGAATTGAACGATTTCATTGTTGCTCTAGCAGAAGTCCAGCCTTCTGCCAAAAGGGAAGGCTTTGTAACTGTCCCTAATGTGACATGGGCTGATATTGGTGCCCTGGAAGATATTAGAGATGAGCTTATAATGGCAATATTG GCACCTGTTCGCAACCCAGACCAGTTCAGAACTCTTGGTTTGGGGACTCCAGCTGGCATCCTCCTAGCTGGTCCTCCTGGGTGTGGAAAAACTCTGCTAGCAAAG GCTGTGGCAAATGAGTCTGGACTAAATTTTATATCTGTCAAAGGCCCTGAATTATTGAATATG TATGTTGGTGAGAGTGAACGTGCTGTTCGACAAGTTTTTCAGCGAGCCAAGAACTCAGCCCCCTGCGTGatattttttgatgaagtggATGCTTTATGTCCTCGGAGATCAGACCGAGAA acaggtgcTAGTGTTCGTGTGGTGAATCAGCTGCTTACAGAGATGGATGGCTTAGAAACACGCCAGCAAGTTTTTATTTTGGCTGCCACCAATAGACCAG ATATCATTGACCCTGCCATTCTGCGCCCAGGCCGCCTGGACAAAACGCTCTTTGTGGGTTTGCCTCCCCCAGCAGACCGTGTTGCCATATTAAAGACTATTACAAAA AATGGCACCAAACCTCCACTGGATGAAGATGTAAATTTGGAAACAATTGCTAATGACCTTCGTTGTAATTGCTATAC
- the Nvl gene encoding nuclear valosin-containing protein-like, with the protein MKPRPGVFVDRKLKQRVIQYLSSNRCGKYVDTGILASDLQRLYSVDYGRRKRNAFRIQVEKVFSIISSEKELKNLKELEDGHLAKRARQDEEDEYTESYSDDDSNMEDYPDPQSANPMNSSLLSLYRRGNSESVSTTPKWGQREATTSTPLLTSKTGSVPLKTPARESEGGWFIDKTPGGKKESLPLDLSDDQSNSKKQDSEIQILKDSSLLESDKKRKGRAKGKGNKRKTENLQEVDGEIEALLQKKAKARSTELQISNVKFEDVGGNDATLKEVCKMLIHMRHPEVYQHLGVVPPRGVLLHGPPGCGKTLLAHAIAGELDLPILKVAAPEIVSGVSGESEQKLRELFDQAVSNAPCIVFIDEIDAITPKREVASKDMERRIVAQLLTCMDDLNNVAATARVLVIGATNRPDSLDPALRRAGRFDREVCLGIPDEAARERILQTLCRKLRLPETFNFCHLAHLTPGFVGADLMALCREAAMCAVNRVLMKQQAQQKKKPEIEGLPSEGDQEERLGAEPTSETQDELQRLLGLLRDQDPLSEEQMQGLCIELNDFIVALAEVQPSAKREGFVTVPNVTWADIGALEDIRDELIMAILAPVRNPDQFRTLGLGTPAGILLAGPPGCGKTLLAKAVANESGLNFISVKGPELLNMYVGESERAVRQVFQRAKNSAPCVIFFDEVDALCPRRSDRETGASVRVVNQLLTEMDGLETRQQVFILAATNRPDIIDPAILRPGRLDKTLFVGLPPPADRVAILKTITKNGTKPPLDEDVNLETIANDLRCNCYTGADLTALVREASLCALRQEITAQKNGVGAGELKVSHKHFEDAFKKVKPSISIKDQVMYEALQRSLSQ; encoded by the exons ATGAAGCCTAGACCCGGGGTTTTCGTAGACAGGAAACTGAAGCAGCGGGTCATTCAG TACCTCAGTAGTAACAGATGTGGCAAATATGTGGACACTGGAATCTTAGCATCCGACTTGCAAAGACTGTACAG TGTAGATTATGGtcgaagaaaaagaaatgctttcaggATTCAGGTAGAAAAAG TATTTAGCATAATTAGTAGTGAGAAAGAACTTAAGAATCTTAAAGAACTAGAAGATGGACATCTGGCAAAAAGAGCAAGACAAGATGAAGAGGATGA GTACACTGAAAGCTATTCTGATGATGATTCGAACATGGAAGATTACCCAGATCCACAG TCAGCAAATCCCATGAACAGCTCCCTGCTCTCTTTGTATCGGAGAGGAAACTCAGAGTCTGTTTCAACCACTCCGAAGTGGGGACAGAGAGAAGCCACCACTTCCACGCCATTGCTGACGTCTAAAACGGGCTCCGTGCCATTGAAGACCCCTGCCCGAGAATCTGAGGGAGGATGGTTTATTGACAAAACTCccggtggaaagaaagaaagtcttccCTTGGACCTATCagatgaccaaagcaactctaaaAAGCAGGATTCTGAGATTCAG ATTTTAAAAGACTCTTCTCTTTTGGAAAGTGATAAGAAAAGGAAAGGTAGGGCAAAGggcaaaggaaacaaaagaaaaacagagaatctTCAAGAAGTAGATGGAGAAATAGAAGCTCTTCTGCAAAAGAAAG ccAAAGCAAGGAGTACAGAGTTGCAGATTTCCAATGTGAAGTTTGAAGATGTTGGAGGCAATGATGCAACATTAAAA GAAGTCtgcaaaatgctcatacacatgcGCCATCCAGAGGTATACCAGCACCTTGGTGTCGTGCCCCCTCGTGGAGTTCTCCTGCATGGACCACCAGGCTGTGGGAAGACATTACTTGCACACGCAATAGCAGGG GAACTTGACTTGCCGATTCTGAAAGTGGCTGCTCCAGAGATTGTGTCCGGAGTTTCTGGAGAGTCTGAGCAGAAGCTCCGTGAGTTATTTGACCAGGCTGTG tcAAATGCACCATGTATTGTTTTCATTGATGAAATTGATGCAATTACCCCCAAAAGAGAAGTTGCTTCAAAAGATATGGAACGAAGAATTGTAGCCCAGCTTCTAACCTGCATGGATG ATCTGAATAACGTGGCAGCTACAGCTCGGGTCCTAGTTATTGGAGCTACTAACAGGCCAGACTCATTGGATCCTGCTTTGAGACGTGCAGGAAGGTTTGACCGAGAAGTCTGCTTGGGTATCCCAGATGAGGCAGCCAGAGAAAG AATTCTCCAAACGTTGTGCCGAAAACTGAGGCTTCCGGAAACTTTTAATTTTTGTCACTTAGCACACCTAACACCAGGCTTTGTTGGTGCTGATCTGATGGCTCTTTGCCGAGAGGCGGCCATGTGTGCGGTCAATAGGGTCTTGATGAAACAACAGGCGCAGCAGAAGAAAAAGCCTGAGATTGAAGGTTTGCCCTCTGAAGGAGACCAGGAGGAAAGGCTGGGAGCTGAGCCCACTTCTGAAACACAG GATGAATTGCAAAGGCTGTTGGGGTTGCTAAGAGACCAAGATCCCCTCTCAGAGGAACAGATGCAAGGACTGTGCATTGAATTGAACGATTTCATTGTTGCTCTAGCAGAAGTCCAGCCTTCTGCCAAAAGGGAAGGCTTTGTAACTGTCCCTAATGTGACATGGGCTGATATTGGTGCCCTGGAAGATATTAGAGATGAGCTTATAATGGCAATATTG GCACCTGTTCGCAACCCAGACCAGTTCAGAACTCTTGGTTTGGGGACTCCAGCTGGCATCCTCCTAGCTGGTCCTCCTGGGTGTGGAAAAACTCTGCTAGCAAAG GCTGTGGCAAATGAGTCTGGACTAAATTTTATATCTGTCAAAGGCCCTGAATTATTGAATATG TATGTTGGTGAGAGTGAACGTGCTGTTCGACAAGTTTTTCAGCGAGCCAAGAACTCAGCCCCCTGCGTGatattttttgatgaagtggATGCTTTATGTCCTCGGAGATCAGACCGAGAA acaggtgcTAGTGTTCGTGTGGTGAATCAGCTGCTTACAGAGATGGATGGCTTAGAAACACGCCAGCAAGTTTTTATTTTGGCTGCCACCAATAGACCAG ATATCATTGACCCTGCCATTCTGCGCCCAGGCCGCCTGGACAAAACGCTCTTTGTGGGTTTGCCTCCCCCAGCAGACCGTGTTGCCATATTAAAGACTATTACAAAA AATGGCACCAAACCTCCACTGGATGAAGATGTAAATTTGGAAACAATTGCTAATGACCTTCGTTGTAATTGCTATAC
- the Nvl gene encoding nuclear valosin-containing protein-like isoform X2 has product MEDYPDPQSANPMNSSLLSLYRRGNSESVSTTPKWGQREATTSTPLLTSKTGSVPLKTPARESEGGWFIDKTPGGKKESLPLDLSDDQSNSKKQDSEIQILKDSSLLESDKKRKGRAKGKGNKRKTENLQEVDGEIEALLQKKAKARSTELQISNVKFEDVGGNDATLKEVCKMLIHMRHPEVYQHLGVVPPRGVLLHGPPGCGKTLLAHAIAGELDLPILKVAAPEIVSGVSGESEQKLRELFDQAVSNAPCIVFIDEIDAITPKREVASKDMERRIVAQLLTCMDDLNNVAATARVLVIGATNRPDSLDPALRRAGRFDREVCLGIPDEAARERILQTLCRKLRLPETFNFCHLAHLTPGFVGADLMALCREAAMCAVNRVLMKQQAQQKKKPEIEGLPSEGDQEERLGAEPTSETQDELQRLLGLLRDQDPLSEEQMQGLCIELNDFIVALAEVQPSAKREGFVTVPNVTWADIGALEDIRDELIMAILAPVRNPDQFRTLGLGTPAGILLAGPPGCGKTLLAKAVANESGLNFISVKGPELLNMYVGESERAVRQVFQRAKNSAPCVIFFDEVDALCPRRSDRETGASVRVVNQLLTEMDGLETRQQVFILAATNRPDIIDPAILRPGRLDKTLFVGLPPPADRVAILKTITKNGTKPPLDEDVNLETIANDLRCNCYTGADLTALVREASLCALRQEITAQKNGVGAGELKVSHKHFEDAFKKVKPSISIKDQVMYEALQRSLSQ; this is encoded by the exons ATGGAAGATTACCCAGATCCACAG TCAGCAAATCCCATGAACAGCTCCCTGCTCTCTTTGTATCGGAGAGGAAACTCAGAGTCTGTTTCAACCACTCCGAAGTGGGGACAGAGAGAAGCCACCACTTCCACGCCATTGCTGACGTCTAAAACGGGCTCCGTGCCATTGAAGACCCCTGCCCGAGAATCTGAGGGAGGATGGTTTATTGACAAAACTCccggtggaaagaaagaaagtcttccCTTGGACCTATCagatgaccaaagcaactctaaaAAGCAGGATTCTGAGATTCAG ATTTTAAAAGACTCTTCTCTTTTGGAAAGTGATAAGAAAAGGAAAGGTAGGGCAAAGggcaaaggaaacaaaagaaaaacagagaatctTCAAGAAGTAGATGGAGAAATAGAAGCTCTTCTGCAAAAGAAAG ccAAAGCAAGGAGTACAGAGTTGCAGATTTCCAATGTGAAGTTTGAAGATGTTGGAGGCAATGATGCAACATTAAAA GAAGTCtgcaaaatgctcatacacatgcGCCATCCAGAGGTATACCAGCACCTTGGTGTCGTGCCCCCTCGTGGAGTTCTCCTGCATGGACCACCAGGCTGTGGGAAGACATTACTTGCACACGCAATAGCAGGG GAACTTGACTTGCCGATTCTGAAAGTGGCTGCTCCAGAGATTGTGTCCGGAGTTTCTGGAGAGTCTGAGCAGAAGCTCCGTGAGTTATTTGACCAGGCTGTG tcAAATGCACCATGTATTGTTTTCATTGATGAAATTGATGCAATTACCCCCAAAAGAGAAGTTGCTTCAAAAGATATGGAACGAAGAATTGTAGCCCAGCTTCTAACCTGCATGGATG ATCTGAATAACGTGGCAGCTACAGCTCGGGTCCTAGTTATTGGAGCTACTAACAGGCCAGACTCATTGGATCCTGCTTTGAGACGTGCAGGAAGGTTTGACCGAGAAGTCTGCTTGGGTATCCCAGATGAGGCAGCCAGAGAAAG AATTCTCCAAACGTTGTGCCGAAAACTGAGGCTTCCGGAAACTTTTAATTTTTGTCACTTAGCACACCTAACACCAGGCTTTGTTGGTGCTGATCTGATGGCTCTTTGCCGAGAGGCGGCCATGTGTGCGGTCAATAGGGTCTTGATGAAACAACAGGCGCAGCAGAAGAAAAAGCCTGAGATTGAAGGTTTGCCCTCTGAAGGAGACCAGGAGGAAAGGCTGGGAGCTGAGCCCACTTCTGAAACACAG GATGAATTGCAAAGGCTGTTGGGGTTGCTAAGAGACCAAGATCCCCTCTCAGAGGAACAGATGCAAGGACTGTGCATTGAATTGAACGATTTCATTGTTGCTCTAGCAGAAGTCCAGCCTTCTGCCAAAAGGGAAGGCTTTGTAACTGTCCCTAATGTGACATGGGCTGATATTGGTGCCCTGGAAGATATTAGAGATGAGCTTATAATGGCAATATTG GCACCTGTTCGCAACCCAGACCAGTTCAGAACTCTTGGTTTGGGGACTCCAGCTGGCATCCTCCTAGCTGGTCCTCCTGGGTGTGGAAAAACTCTGCTAGCAAAG GCTGTGGCAAATGAGTCTGGACTAAATTTTATATCTGTCAAAGGCCCTGAATTATTGAATATG TATGTTGGTGAGAGTGAACGTGCTGTTCGACAAGTTTTTCAGCGAGCCAAGAACTCAGCCCCCTGCGTGatattttttgatgaagtggATGCTTTATGTCCTCGGAGATCAGACCGAGAA acaggtgcTAGTGTTCGTGTGGTGAATCAGCTGCTTACAGAGATGGATGGCTTAGAAACACGCCAGCAAGTTTTTATTTTGGCTGCCACCAATAGACCAG ATATCATTGACCCTGCCATTCTGCGCCCAGGCCGCCTGGACAAAACGCTCTTTGTGGGTTTGCCTCCCCCAGCAGACCGTGTTGCCATATTAAAGACTATTACAAAA AATGGCACCAAACCTCCACTGGATGAAGATGTAAATTTGGAAACAATTGCTAATGACCTTCGTTGTAATTGCTATAC
- the Nvl gene encoding nuclear valosin-containing protein-like isoform X3, whose protein sequence is MNSSLLSLYRRGNSESVSTTPKWGQREATTSTPLLTSKTGSVPLKTPARESEGGWFIDKTPGGKKESLPLDLSDDQSNSKKQDSEIQILKDSSLLESDKKRKGRAKGKGNKRKTENLQEVDGEIEALLQKKAKARSTELQISNVKFEDVGGNDATLKEVCKMLIHMRHPEVYQHLGVVPPRGVLLHGPPGCGKTLLAHAIAGELDLPILKVAAPEIVSGVSGESEQKLRELFDQAVSNAPCIVFIDEIDAITPKREVASKDMERRIVAQLLTCMDDLNNVAATARVLVIGATNRPDSLDPALRRAGRFDREVCLGIPDEAARERILQTLCRKLRLPETFNFCHLAHLTPGFVGADLMALCREAAMCAVNRVLMKQQAQQKKKPEIEGLPSEGDQEERLGAEPTSETQDELQRLLGLLRDQDPLSEEQMQGLCIELNDFIVALAEVQPSAKREGFVTVPNVTWADIGALEDIRDELIMAILAPVRNPDQFRTLGLGTPAGILLAGPPGCGKTLLAKAVANESGLNFISVKGPELLNMYVGESERAVRQVFQRAKNSAPCVIFFDEVDALCPRRSDRETGASVRVVNQLLTEMDGLETRQQVFILAATNRPDIIDPAILRPGRLDKTLFVGLPPPADRVAILKTITKNGTKPPLDEDVNLETIANDLRCNCYTGADLTALVREASLCALRQEITAQKNGVGAGELKVSHKHFEDAFKKVKPSISIKDQVMYEALQRSLSQ, encoded by the exons ATGAACAGCTCCCTGCTCTCTTTGTATCGGAGAGGAAACTCAGAGTCTGTTTCAACCACTCCGAAGTGGGGACAGAGAGAAGCCACCACTTCCACGCCATTGCTGACGTCTAAAACGGGCTCCGTGCCATTGAAGACCCCTGCCCGAGAATCTGAGGGAGGATGGTTTATTGACAAAACTCccggtggaaagaaagaaagtcttccCTTGGACCTATCagatgaccaaagcaactctaaaAAGCAGGATTCTGAGATTCAG ATTTTAAAAGACTCTTCTCTTTTGGAAAGTGATAAGAAAAGGAAAGGTAGGGCAAAGggcaaaggaaacaaaagaaaaacagagaatctTCAAGAAGTAGATGGAGAAATAGAAGCTCTTCTGCAAAAGAAAG ccAAAGCAAGGAGTACAGAGTTGCAGATTTCCAATGTGAAGTTTGAAGATGTTGGAGGCAATGATGCAACATTAAAA GAAGTCtgcaaaatgctcatacacatgcGCCATCCAGAGGTATACCAGCACCTTGGTGTCGTGCCCCCTCGTGGAGTTCTCCTGCATGGACCACCAGGCTGTGGGAAGACATTACTTGCACACGCAATAGCAGGG GAACTTGACTTGCCGATTCTGAAAGTGGCTGCTCCAGAGATTGTGTCCGGAGTTTCTGGAGAGTCTGAGCAGAAGCTCCGTGAGTTATTTGACCAGGCTGTG tcAAATGCACCATGTATTGTTTTCATTGATGAAATTGATGCAATTACCCCCAAAAGAGAAGTTGCTTCAAAAGATATGGAACGAAGAATTGTAGCCCAGCTTCTAACCTGCATGGATG ATCTGAATAACGTGGCAGCTACAGCTCGGGTCCTAGTTATTGGAGCTACTAACAGGCCAGACTCATTGGATCCTGCTTTGAGACGTGCAGGAAGGTTTGACCGAGAAGTCTGCTTGGGTATCCCAGATGAGGCAGCCAGAGAAAG AATTCTCCAAACGTTGTGCCGAAAACTGAGGCTTCCGGAAACTTTTAATTTTTGTCACTTAGCACACCTAACACCAGGCTTTGTTGGTGCTGATCTGATGGCTCTTTGCCGAGAGGCGGCCATGTGTGCGGTCAATAGGGTCTTGATGAAACAACAGGCGCAGCAGAAGAAAAAGCCTGAGATTGAAGGTTTGCCCTCTGAAGGAGACCAGGAGGAAAGGCTGGGAGCTGAGCCCACTTCTGAAACACAG GATGAATTGCAAAGGCTGTTGGGGTTGCTAAGAGACCAAGATCCCCTCTCAGAGGAACAGATGCAAGGACTGTGCATTGAATTGAACGATTTCATTGTTGCTCTAGCAGAAGTCCAGCCTTCTGCCAAAAGGGAAGGCTTTGTAACTGTCCCTAATGTGACATGGGCTGATATTGGTGCCCTGGAAGATATTAGAGATGAGCTTATAATGGCAATATTG GCACCTGTTCGCAACCCAGACCAGTTCAGAACTCTTGGTTTGGGGACTCCAGCTGGCATCCTCCTAGCTGGTCCTCCTGGGTGTGGAAAAACTCTGCTAGCAAAG GCTGTGGCAAATGAGTCTGGACTAAATTTTATATCTGTCAAAGGCCCTGAATTATTGAATATG TATGTTGGTGAGAGTGAACGTGCTGTTCGACAAGTTTTTCAGCGAGCCAAGAACTCAGCCCCCTGCGTGatattttttgatgaagtggATGCTTTATGTCCTCGGAGATCAGACCGAGAA acaggtgcTAGTGTTCGTGTGGTGAATCAGCTGCTTACAGAGATGGATGGCTTAGAAACACGCCAGCAAGTTTTTATTTTGGCTGCCACCAATAGACCAG ATATCATTGACCCTGCCATTCTGCGCCCAGGCCGCCTGGACAAAACGCTCTTTGTGGGTTTGCCTCCCCCAGCAGACCGTGTTGCCATATTAAAGACTATTACAAAA AATGGCACCAAACCTCCACTGGATGAAGATGTAAATTTGGAAACAATTGCTAATGACCTTCGTTGTAATTGCTATAC